The region ACTGAAAATTCCCATTCCATAGTGTAAGCAGTGAAGAGAGACCTAGACCAAGAATCACTAGAACTGAAGTCTAGTTATAGAACAAACATGTGAGACAGCATTGCAGAGGACTAAGACTATAGACtctagagccagactgcctgACTTTGAAGCCCAGCCTCACCAGCTATGTGACTTTCTGATCTCTCTGCTTTAGCTTCCTCACTAGTGGAAAGTCAATCAGAATATTGACTACCTTATAGGACTATGTGTGATTTAGACAGATTCAtataagcaaaatttttaaataggacTTGGAACATACATACAGTAAGTGCTAATGTTGAGGTTTTTTGGGTAGTGATGGTCTGTTATTACTATTGTTTTTATCATCACTTTTGCTATTATGTACCAGAAATGTCACATTTCATCAGCAAATTAAAGATGTCTTAATGTTGGGAGTTACACAGCATTATAGAAGCCTagggcttccatgatggctcaatggtaaagaacccgcctgccaatgcaggagacactggtttgatccctcagttggaaagatgccctggaaaagaaatggtaaaccagtccaatatttttgcctgggagatcccatggacggaggagcctggcagtctacagtccacgaggtcataaaagaacaacaaacaaacagaagcCTAACATCTTAAGTGTTTAACTGtctttcccctcctctttcaATAGCTATACTCCGTGTGCAGACTAGACTATGCCACTAGTCTATTTATTCAAATCATAATAGTCACAAATTTATCAAGTACTATATATTCTTCCTTACTTCTATCATGTTATAATTACTTATTTACTTCTCTGTATCCTCTACCTCATGGGTAGAGACTGATTCGGGATTGTGTCTGTTgttgttttctcctttctttagacttgtgggatcttagttcccacaccagggattgaatctggaccctcagcagtgaaagcacactaaccactggacaaccagggaattccctgggttttgttttaaaggaaaaaaagtatacAATGACCCAAGATCCACTCTGGGAGATGCTAATTAATTTTGCCACCAACCTTCAACTTGTCTGCTTTAGCCCTCAGGTCCAGAAGCTTCTTCTCTGTGGCATCTATCTGCAGCCCCTCATCGCACCAGTTCACAGCCTCGACATAGTTTTTCAGTTCCAAATGGCAAGAGGCACCTGTAGAACCCAGCACCCTTAGTATCTAGGGACAAGATGCATGGAAAGAACCATCCTTGCACCTGACCCCCAACTTCAACCACCTACCAGCCAGTACCCTGAAGTTCTGGAAAATGGATGATTAAGTCCCTTTTAGTGCATTCCCAGACAAGGAACACTGCTTCTTGTATTTTAGATCAGAAAGGTTTCTAGGTCCCACTCAGCTCAAAACTCTCTTTCTGGTATCAAGGACTTTTAAAGTAGGAAAGGCTACAGCTTAGTGGCAAAAAACACGGTCTTTGGAACCAAAGAGATCTGGGCTGAAAATTTAGCTGTCATTAACCAACTAAACATTAGATAGTGGATTGAGTATTCCTGAGCTTTAGGCTGCTCATCTATAAATGAGAAGAATAAAGTCCATCTCAGATGACTTTAAATGGACAGAGAAAGCAGAATTCGCCTCAGTCACTCACAAAAGCAATGGCAAAACCAAACATGTTAGGTATCTCCTAAAACTGTTCTTGATGGCTACTAGTTTAAGCTGCCTCTCCTTTAATCAATCGTGTTTTTCCTCCAGTTAGACTCTTTGGGCTTTCTACAGAATTTAAAAACATCtgaactaaaaaaatttaaatgtcaacAGAATTTAACCTCATCTTCCAGAGATAGAGTGGGTGTCTTGCCAAGGCCAGACAGTAAGGTAAAAATGACAATTCAAGCACGCTACAGACTTCCAGCCTGTAGCAAATTCCACATGACTATACATAATTTATTTGCCCATCTTCTCTCCCTATAGCTGAAGGGCCTGGATCTACATAAACTCCTTAACCATGATTACATAAGCATAAttttaataaagcattttaaGTTGGTCCGTGGAGATATAGAGattaatatataatgaataaattaaagtTTACAAAGCACCACTAAGCTTCTCGAAGAAAAGGTGAAGTATGAAAGTAATAAAAGCAAATTATTACATACAAAGGTCAGACTAGGACAGAAAAAATAATCTGGGAACATCTGAACAATAGAGTTATCAGCAAAAGTCCCATAACTTATCTTTTAATTAACAATAACATGGCATTTGAAGATCTTGTCTTTCAatcagctaatttggaaaaaaaattagaaggtgGCTTTCAGAACtgctttaattaattttattctttattaatttaaaatgaggCGTTTCAATTTCTCTACCAATTCTTAAAACACAGAGGGTTGAATTATTCTCtgaagaattcttttaaaaatggcatGTTGCTGCTGATAACGACTTAACACCAAGATTGCAAAAATAAGGTAACTTCATTAGTATCTTAGCACCTTAATATCAAAGCTTAAAATACTTCTGGTGCTGCGCATACCAACTTTTCCATGGTGACAGTCATACTGTAGCTCTACAGGACTTACCTCTTATTATTGCTTTGAGGTGGCAGGGTTTTAGCTTTCTGGCAGCCGTCACATCATTGAGAGAAGAACGAAAATTGCCTGACAAAACACCATTCAGTAAACAAGAAAGCAAGTTTTGAGATcaaattatttccaaaattttttatGTAGAAACAAAAACACTCTTGGACAatcttagagaaatgaaaatcagagcaactgtttatagaaaaaaaaaagttatgctcATCAAGCACCTCAgaaatgtttataatagcaaacaaCCCACCAAACAACTATAAATGGCTAGTAAGCACATGGaaaaatgctcaaaatcactaatgATTAGAGAAATTAAGATTAAcatgaaactgaaaattaaaaacaggtaATACCCAATATTGGTGAAGATATGGTGAAAGGGCACTCTTAGAGTAAACCAAGAGAACAAATTAGCGTGCATATTGTATATTCACTCTGATCCAACAATACTCTTCAAAAAACTGATCCTCAAAATGGCttgcaaaaaaacaaagaaatgcttGCAAAAAATGTACAATGACAAATGTAAAAGCATGTGAGCTGctgcattatttttaattgtgaaaagCTAAACTAAATATCCTCAATTTAGTAATGATGAAATATAGTAAATCCACACTATTGAATACAGCTATTAAAGGAGTAAGATAGATCTGTATGTAAAAGGTATGACAGGATGTCTTTCCTACATTGTTTTAAGTAGTGGGTCAATGTGTATAGAAGCCtatctttataaaataaacaaaccaatctAAATATAcaggcacatgtacacacatatatacttgtGTGCAATCATGAACACTGGTTATCCAACCTAGTTTATACTGTAAGTATTACTAACAGCTTGATATATACTTATTAATTTCACTTCTAAAGCTCTAGCCCCTGGGCAAAATTTTTCTCTAAAGGGccatatagtaaatatttcagactttacAGGCTACATATGGTCTGTTATACATTCTTTGTTTcataatcctttaaaaaaatactcttaGCTCACAGGAGATCAGGGACCCAGATGTGGCCTGAGTCATAGTCTGCCAAATCCTGCTTTAGCCTAAATAATCAGAATTATCGGAAAAATTTtatcactaactttgttcatttttgcatTACTTAAAAAAGCCTAAAAGCAGCTATATACTCAACAACAGCAGTATAGTAAAACAAATAGTGTAAACACTGGTATGTCCATATGATGCAACTTCAGTATTCATAAATAATTTAATGACAGGTGAAATTGTTTACATtataaaattaagtgaaaactGAATACAGAATTGGAACAGCAGCATGATCTatggaaaaaatacataaagagaaATCCAAAAACTTCTGCTTAAAGGTAGTAGACTGAACATATGCATTTCAACCCCTATcacttgacaaaaaaaaaaagccattaatCCAGAGACAAGAACGACAAAACGGAACACATTTTAAAGCAGGAGAACAAAGAGACACAGACTAAATGACTAATTAGACTTGAGACAACTGAAGTCTAAGCCAGTAGAGAGAAAACTCAAAGCTACCAAGTATACTGAAAAGCCTACAAAGTACCCAGTACTCAGAAATCAACAGTAGCAGGTACCTCTGTGAGAGTGGATAAAGGGGTCTTTTGTTTAGTGTCTTCTGAGTCACACTTGACTCTGAGTCCTAATCCTAGCACTGCATACTCTTAAGGcaatttattttacacattaatTACATTTTACTACAGTCTCTTAACTCTGTTAACTAGGAATAAAGCTGTTAACCTTATTTACCTTACATAGTTGCTATGAACTCAAGAGGGataaaaaaatgtgaaagtgctttgtaagcCATACCAGTGACATCATTTAAGGAATGTCTCTTGATTATTAAGCATTTGCTCCTCTGGTATTGCAAATAcctgtttcttgttttgttttttttttccttgcaaggTGCTTTTGGTCTTACTAGGCCTATACATAACATTCTTTAGTTCACCAAAAGGAACTATGTACCTCTTATTCACAGTGCAGTGCCTAGTACACAGCAAATGCTTTATATTTACTGTTTGAAtaggtaaatgaatgaaattcCTTTAAGGAAAAGTCAGGTCTTACTCATTTCTATGATGCCAGTGCCTACCACAGAATAAGAACTCAGTGTGctgaatgaagaaaatgtattCCTCCAGAAGACGATGACTGGGTTTCTAGTCCAGAGTTTGGCACTAATCAAAGGGGTTCTTTTCTAGGCCTTTGTAAAATGAGGGGGCTGGTTGGCTCAAATAATCTCCAAAGTTCTATACCACTCTtgctttttagaattttataatgaaacaggctaaaaaagaaaaaaattgtagatTATCACTGGAAAGAAACTCTGCTCCAAAGGTGATATGTCCCAATAGATCTATCCCAGCTAGACTTAAAGGCTTATTGTCTACCAATCCCTCAGAAAAGGCTGAAGTCATTCCCAGGTCCTCTCTAAAACTGTGATAAGAAACAAGGGTTTAATATGCCTAAGATTAGATACCAACAATGATGTCACCCAAATAATCAATCAGGGTTTCCCAAAGTCATGTCTGCAAAACAGTACTGCATGTTAATAAGTGTTACTTGAAAAGGAGGCTCACAAAACCTGAGAATCACAGGAGAAGGTTCTCTGCTGTAGGTTTTCTCAGTATTAACATACTAATGTGTACTGTAAATCTCCAGTGAAGAGGCAGCACTGTCCTATTTTACTTGTCCAAGGAACGTTTTACTTCAAAGGGCCCACAGATTACTGAAAAACTCTCCCGTGGATTAATATAGTTTCTCTCACAGAAAGAACTTTATCACCTTAATCCTTCTGGCATCCTTGAGAGGAGGCcagacacaaacaaacaaacttactTTTGAGAGAGAAGCATCTGGGCTCAAAAATTCCAGATCATACCAACTCATGTATTAAGGTATTTGATGTTACTCATTTGGCTCAATGGAGAAGGCactagcaacctactccagtactcttgcctggagaaacccatggacggaggatgctggtaggctgtagtccaccaggtctccaagagtcagacgcgtctgagcaacttcactttcacttttccctttcacgcattagagaaggaaatgacaacccactccagtgttcttgcctggagaatcccagggatgggggagcctggtggctgccgtctacggggtcgcacagagttggacacgactgaagtgacttaggagcagcagcagcagcatttggcTTAAATAGTAAGAATTATACAATCTATCTGACATCCCTTTTCATCAATCTACCTGGAAAATCAAAGTTTAGCTAAAGTAAGCTATCTTAAGGTTTCTGGGATAAACAGCTCCTTTTCCTCTGACAACTCAAACCCTCCCCACTAGCCATCATGTAATAGTTTTTTATCATAAGTTAATCTTTTAGAAAGTACTAAATAACAGAATAAATTACCCAGATAGTATTGTGCTGCTGCCCGATTAGTATAAAGAACAGCATTCAAATCAGGGTCTGCACATTTCTTCTTTAATCCTTCAGTGTATGAAATAAcagctttcttatagtctttttctttaaagtaatCATTGCCCTCGTCTTTGTAAGTCCTGGCCTGATCtgcaaaaaagagaagaaaaaaatcactatccCCTATTTTTTAAAGGGCTCATTAAAAATCTAAATCACACAATAACGTAATGACAAACCAAAAAGAACCAATATGGAAAGAAAGCTCAAAAATGAATGCTATAAAACAGGTATCGATATGGAGAAATAAAATCACATGTACTTAACtacaatcaatcctaaatatccTACAAGGTAGATTATTAagtgctcacacacacaaaaaaaagcatAAAGGAAAAAAGTACACTTATCTCTTGAAGAGAGGGCTTTAATTACAgaagaaatgggggggggggaattacactactgttttttaatatgttgtttgagTCCCTTGAAGGCAAATTCCCCTCCTCACTTTAGCAAAAGCCTACAAAATTGTTACAATTCAGTTCAAATTTCCCACCCATTGAAAGCCCACTCCTACACCCACCCCCACTTTGGTGTTCCAACAGCACCTATAATACCTTGGCATTTATTTCATAGGTTTGTCTTGATTCTTTAGGACAACTGACCTATCCACTGGAGTGTGACCTTTGAGGGCAATCGCATTCCTTCCTGTGTCCCAGTGCCCAGTATTTAGTAGGTATACAAAGAAGTATATGTGGAATAAATAGTGACAACTTAGCTGGGGCTAACTACTTCCGTTATTTATCAAAACCTTCCTGACTCACACTTTATCTCAATTTAATGGAGGAGCTTAGAGTGTCACTGAAGATACCTTCTGGAGATCGCTCTTCATCAAAAATAATTGACTGCAGGCAGGCCAAGTCaggattctccaggggatcaattTCTGATGGCGAGTTCTTCATAAACAGAGGAATCTTTTCAAATTCCTGGAGGTTGTTAAGAGAAGAATGAACTATACGAATACAATTTCCCACTGAGTAGACCCAATCCCAGATCTCCACGTCAAAGTTTTTTCTCACTCATCATAATTTGCAAACCCTCATGAcatctctccctccccagcctcagtGTCCCACCTGTAAAATAAGAGTGCAGAATACCTAAAGACCCTTCAGTTCTCACATTCTTACAAGACCGGCAGTAACTACCAAACGAGTTGAACGCTCGTTTGTTCCTGGCACTTCACCCATCCTCTCACTTGAGCTTCGCCACCATCCTACGAGATTGGTGCTCCACTCAAGAGGAATTTTACAAATGAGGGGACGGTCTCAGATAAGCGGTGAACTCACAGGTTTCTGACTCCAAAACCTGAACATCTAAACATACTGCCAGCTTAAGAAGACCCTCAAAGCTTCGGGGCCGATTTTTAACACGCAAGTAGAAACCGCCTATCCGCCGGCATCGCCAAACCTCGGCGGTAAAGCGCCTCAGCGCCCGGGAGGCCCCAGGAGTTGGGACGACGCCCACGCACGCACGTGCTGAGACCCCGGGCCCGCCCACCTCCTCCCACTGGCTCTCGTGGAAGCCGCCACGGTAAGGCTGACTCTGGAACTTTTCCAAGAACGAGTCCATGCCGTCGTCAAAAGTGGCGTCCGGCTCCTGCCGCTCCATGTCTGCTTTCTAGCGATCCAGCCACCGCCGGGGCGCCGAGAACCTTACGGCAGCTTCCGGCGGCGCGGGTGCCCCCTCTCAATCTTCCGGGTGGCGCCGGCGTGCTGCTTCCGGCGTTCTGGAGGCGTGGCCGACCCGACTCCACCCCTCCCCCGGGAAGCGCCTACTCTCCCGCGTACTTTGGAATACTTTCGGGGCCGTGGGTGAGCCCAGTGCCCCAGAGTAGCGCACGGTCGCTTAGTTCACTCGTTTATTTAACCAGTCAGCACGTTTCCTAAGCTCCTTTCTCGTGCCAGTCCTGTTGTAGTCGCTGGGCATACAGTGCTGGGCAAATCAAGTAAAACCCCTGCTCTCTAGGAGTTGATAAAGTAGAACggagaaagtgagagtgttagtcactcagtggtctcCGACGCCTggcggaccccatggactaggcctgccgggctcctctatccatggaattctccaggcaataatactggagtgggtagccatttccttctctaggggatcttcccgacccagggattgaaccctggtctcctgcattgcagacagattctgtgctatctgagccaccagggaagcagtatgCAGAGCGGatagacagacaataaacaagacACGGGAGTTTGTCACGTGGTAGCAAGGACTGTGGGAGAAAAGTTTTAAACAGGGTGGGCACGCATTCAAGCAAAGAAGCTTGGAAGTGGTCAGGGGGTGTCTGGGGAAGAGCATTCCCCAAGGAGGGAACAGAGGAGGCTAAGGGTGCGAGGTGCAGAAAAGACGGTGAGTAGCAGGTAGGTGGGAAAGATAATGAGCTGTGACTCTGAGGGTTTGGGTTTTCCTCACAGTGCAGTGGGACCCTTTGGAGAGCTTTGAGGAAAGGAATGATGTGATCAGACTGTTTCTGATTGGGATTCTGTGGTgggctagtagtaaagaacccacctgccaatgcaggagacataagagatgcaggtttgatccctaggtcaggaagaccccctggagaaggaaagggcaacccactccagtatctttgcctggataatcccatggacagaggagcctagcaggctacagtccatggggtcacaaagagtcagacacgaaacTAAAATGACTTAGCCCACATGCACAAACCCATACCCCCCACAGCTGAGATGGAAACAAGGCCTCTGGGCCAGGTGTGCCTTCCTGCAGCCACTGGGTTACCCAGCAAATGGCTGCTCGGCCCTGCATTGGGTGCCACAGTCTCAAGAGCTCACAGCCTGGTCTAGAAGGAAAGACAGGCACGCAGCAGACCAGTCTAAACCCAGTCTGGTCACAAGCCTGCTCAGTGGAGGAACAGAGAAATGGCTGTTCCTTGGGGGGGTTTGAGGAGGGTTCATTGAGGAAGTGATGCAGATCTCAGAGCAGAGATGGGGAAGGTCTCTGCAGATGGATAGGGGCTGGAGGGAAATTGGGCATTTTAGGCAGTGGAAGTCCACGTGCAGAGACATGGGTGTGGACAACAGCCTGCACGCTGAGTTAAGAGGAAAGACAGCAAAGTAGGTGGGGGTCATAGGCCCTGGCTGTCCTTTCACCCTTTATGCTGCAAAGGACGTTGAGATACTGACAGACGTAAGGGCAAATTTGTCTTAGGAAGGCCTGAGTTGCCAGGTGAAGGATTGATAGGGGATGCTGGGTTAAGAGATTGACAAGGAGGATGCTGGTGAGAAGCCAGGGAAGAAGAGAGATCTGAAGCCCAGAAGCAGAGCTAGCAGGCTTGCTTGTTATTTGATACAAGAATGAGACAGACAGCAGGGCTCAGGATGACACTTGGAGGGACCATGAGCCCTTCAGGCCCAGGACTGTGTCATTTACCTTTTATGTCACCTGTGCCCAGGGGAACACCTGGTCCATATGCTTTCTTCTTCCAAATCTAAATCTCCTTTCCcatgcttcctcctccagccTAGTCCCTAATGATTCCTGTATTATTCTCGtcttcatttcttcccttctTGAATACAGAGCCTGCAAAGTCTTTTTGCTCCCATTTTAAAAGTGTGATTCCTATGAAATCCCATAAGAACTCGTTTTGCAGGTGATGATAGGGAAGGTTCAGAGAAGGGAAGTGCTCTTTGACCCTTCCAACTTAAGACTGTTTGGGGACCTTTGCCAATAATTGAGCCTGCCAGGCGCCACTATGCTTTGAAACCGCCCAGCCCTAAAACATGGCAGCTCTTCTTTGTCAAGGCCATCCAGACCTGGGCCCTGTCTAGTGAAAGTAGCAGTGTCTCTGGGTGGAAAGGGCACAGGCATGGGAGTGGGAGGCCTTTGGGATTCACACTTCTAATTGCTTCCTGACGTGACATTAGACAAGACCCACCCATCTTTGAGCCCTGTCCTCATCTGTAGAACATGGGTAATAAAGCCAGCCTGCCTTTCCCATGACTCCCTATGGCTACCGTGAGATTCAAACGGGGCAATGCTCATGAACATTCTTGGCAATGGACAGGTTATGTTATTCTATCTCAGGTCCAGGATCTTGATGGCCTTGGCCCACATTTGTTGGAGATGACTGTGTGGTCATCTTACAGACTTACGTCTCTTCCTGCTCTGCACACACACCCAGGGAATCTCAGCTCATACCTGTGCAGAGATGAATATCCCAAATCTGTTTACATCTTAGATCCCTCTGCTGAGCTCCACTATGTGCAGCCAGTACCTAGGAGATATCTCCACTATCATGGCAGACAAGCCCCTCAAGTTCACCATGTCCAGACTGAGCTCATCCCTCCCCAAACCTGCTCCTGGTCCTGAGGACCACTCATTGGGGTCATTGGCCTGGTCATCTGCCCTGAAATCTGGGCACCATCCTGAGGTCTTGCTCTCCCTTCTGTCAACCACCAGATTCTGAAAATTCTTCCCCAGTCACCCACAGGTCCAGTCATACTGTCCATCCTGCATTGCAGCCCAGGCCCGTGCCAGACCCCGAAGCCCCCAAGCCAGGTGTCCTTGCCCGTGTTCTTGTCCATCCCCCACCCAGCACCTCCCCTTCGCTCCTGCATaagctttcttcctctccttttttccatttattcctttttatgcccctgagccttcctcctttcctcctcctatCACTCTAATATGTTTTAATGTGTGTTTTTCAGTTTGTAAGTGTCCTTTGCAAATGTAACTTCTTTTGTACATGcatgttatgtttttttttccctcaacattAGGTTTTAGGTCCCATCCATGGTGCTACACGTGCCCTTACTGCTTCTAACTGCTGCATGGGAGTCCACGGTGCCCATTCATCCCTTCAGGGTAGATCCCCAGGCTGCCTCCTGTCCCAGGCATCACAAATAACactaagaaagacttcctcatacATCTCCCCTTACAGACCTGCGGGAAGATTCCCCGAGATGTGTGGCCACAGTGGAAGTGCTGAGTCATGGGCATGCATAAACTTAATGTGACTGAAGAGTGACAGATTCCTGTCTAGAACGGCTCCTGCCTTCCccacagcagagcctgtgtgtgcaCAAGGAGGAAGCTCTCTAAAGCAGACACCCTCCTGCATCTCCCCCTGCTTGCCTCTCCCCTTCCCACCACGCCTTCCCAGGCTCTCTGAAGCCTTCTCCTTAACACAGGCTCCACGGCCGTATAACCCAGCCCttgtcctcctctcccctcccactcTAAGCTCCAGAGCACCTTCGGATCTGCCATTGATTCCTGGTCTCCTGCCCTGCTCTTATCCATACATACCTGCTGTGTAGGCATCTTTGCAAACCCACTGGAGGGGGCGTCTCTTTTCTGGGAATCCTTCCCTGATCTTCCACCCCCAGGTAGCCTCTGGACTTCACAGTCCCCACACTGCTCTTCAGCACAGCATTGACCTGCTGAGCTGTTGGTGTTTTATACGTCTCTAATACTTCCATGAAGTCAAAGTTTATCAGCCTCGGCACTTTTGACAATTTACAATGGACATGTCTTTGCTGTGGGACTGTCCTGTGCACTGTAGGacgtttagcagcatccctgacctctaccCACTGATGATAACAGCCCCCTCCCCAAGTGGAGACAACCAAGAATGTCTTCAGACCTGTCCAAATCACCCCCAGTTGAGAACTACTGCATCAGACTATCAACTGCCCAGGGCCTC is a window of Muntiacus reevesi chromosome 1, mMunRee1.1, whole genome shotgun sequence DNA encoding:
- the TTC4 gene encoding tetratricopeptide repeat protein 4 → MERQEPDATFDDGMDSFLEKFQSQPYRGGFHESQWEEEFEKIPLFMKNSPSEIDPLENPDLACLQSIIFDEERSPEDQARTYKDEGNDYFKEKDYKKAVISYTEGLKKKCADPDLNAVLYTNRAAAQYYLGNFRSSLNDVTAARKLKPCHLKAIIRGASCHLELKNYVEAVNWCDEGLQIDATEKKLLDLRAKADKLKRTEQRDIRKAKLKEKKKQDQNEALLRAIKARNIRLVAEAPGEDEDLASEGLSELALYGLSSENPCGARLSVDDQGRLSWPVLFLYPEYAQSDLVSTFHEDSRFIDHLMVMFGETPSWDLEQKYCPDNLEVFFEDEDRAELYCVPPSSTLLQVLQHPRYFVKALTPTFLVCVGSSGFCRNYLQGKKVHQVK